The following proteins are encoded in a genomic region of Molothrus aeneus isolate 106 chromosome 14, BPBGC_Maene_1.0, whole genome shotgun sequence:
- the TAF1 gene encoding transcription initiation factor TFIID subunit 1 isoform X3, whose translation MSDSESEEEADGGRAEPFSLAGFLFGNINEAGQLEGDSVLDKESKKHLAGLGVLGLGNLITEITASEEESAESEGAHLDEEGWVKSTEDAVDYSDITEVAEDESRRYKQAMGSLQPARRPDEDEDDYDADCEDIDSKLMPPPPPPPVPGKKEDEKDAAATGIMQRDATKQLPSVTELFPEFRPGKVLRFLRLFGPGKNVPSVWRSARRKRKKKHRELAQEVQIQEGEVVVESGVEGKSPWEYEFAAPPPPEQCLSDDEITMMAPVESKFSQSTGDTDKVTDTKPKVAEWRYGPAQLWYDMLGIPEDGSGFDYGFKLKEKNEEETKGHTEEGDAESSKEKDDLLADEHFLMVTQLQWEDDVIWNGEDVKHKGTKTQRASLAGWLPSSMTRNATAYNAQQGLNRSGSLLNSPIPLAQKPNVAGVLGIAKCKEKAPEQQVSLDEDKPWYSIFPIDNEELVYGRWEDNIIWDDQAMETYLDPPVLTLDPNDENIILEIPDEKEEMTLNSPSKENKKESSLKKSRILLGKTGVIKEEPQQNMSQPEVKDPWNLSNDEFYYPKQQGLRGTFGGNIIQHSIPAVELRQPFFPTHMGPMKLRQFHRPPLKKYSFGALSQPGPHAVQPLLKHIKKKAKMREQERQASGGGEMFFMRTPQDLTGKDGDLILAEYSEENAPLMMQVGMATKIKNYYKRKPGKDPGAPDCKYGETVYCHTSPFLGSLHPGQLLQAFENNLFRAPIYLHKMPETDFLIIRTRQGYYIRELVDIFVVGQECPLYEVPGPNSKRANTHIRDFLQVFIYRLFWKSRDRPRRIRMEDIKKAFPSHSESSIRKRLKLCADFKRTGMDSNWWVLKPDFRLPTEEEIRAMVSPEQCCAYYSMIAAEQRLKDAGYGEKSFFAPEEENEEDFQMKIDDEVRTAPWNTTRAFIAAMKGKCLLEVTGVADPTGCGEGFSYVKIPNKPTQQKDDKEPQPVKKTVTGTDADLRRLSLKNAKQLLRKFGVPEEEIKKLSRWEVIDVVRTMSTEQARSGEGPMSKFARGSRFSVAEHQERYKEECQRIFDLQNKVLESTEILSTDTDSSSAEDSDFEEMGKNIENMLQNKKTSSQLSREREEQERKELQRMLLGEDNDKDRGKKDRRDKKGLSSAASANSHKDDDTASVTSLNSSATGRRLKIYRTFRDEDGKEYVRCETVRKPAVIDAYCRIRTTKDEEFIRKFALFDEQHREEMRKERRRIQEQLRRLKRNQEKEKLKGPPEKKPKKMKERPDLKLKCGACGAIGHMRTNKFCPLYYQTNAPPSNPVAMTEEQEEELEKTVIHNDNEELIKVEGTKIVLGKQLIESADEVRRKSLVLKFPKQQLPPKKKRRVGTTVHCDYLNRPHKSIHRRRTDPMVTLSSILEGIINDIRDLPNTYPFHTPVNPKVVKDYYKIITRPMDLQTLRENVRKRQYPSREEFREHLELIVKNSATYNGPKHSLTQISQSMLDLCDEKLKEKEDKLARLEKAINPLLDDDDQVAFSFILDNIVTQKMMAVPDSWPFHHPVNKKFVPDYYKVIANPMDLETIRKNISKHKYQNRETFLDDVNLILANSIKYNGSDSQYTKTAQEIVNICYQTLAEYDEHLTQLERDISTAKEAALEEADLESLDPMTPGPYTPQPPDLYDTSTSLSVSHGASFYQDESNLSAMDTPITTTGKRGTQMRQGRGRLGEEDSDVDIEGFDEDDDGKPKTPAPEVEDADGDLADEEEGSAQQPQASVLYEDLLMSDGEDDDDGSDEEGDNPFSSIQLSESGSDSDVEPNAVRPKQPHVLQENTRMGMDNEESMMSYEGDGGETSHVMEDSNISYGSYEEPDPKSNTRDTSFSSIGGYEISEEEEEEEQQRSGPSVLSQVHLSEDEEDSEDFHSIAGDSDLDSDE comes from the exons ATGTCGGACTCGGAGAGCGAGGAGGAGGCGGACGGCGGCCGCGCCGAGCCCTTCTCCCTGGCCGGCTTCCTCTTCGGCAACATCAATGAGGCGGGGCAGCTGGAAGGGGACAGCGTCCTCGATAAG GAATCCAAGAAGCACCTGGCCGGGCTGGgcgtgctggggctgggcaacCTCATCACCGAGATCACCGCCAGCGAGGAGGAGAGCGCCGAGAGCGAGGGAGCGCACCTGGACGAGGAAG GCTGGGTTAAGAGCACAGAGGATGCTGTTGATTACTCAGACATCACTGAAGTGGCAGAGGATGAGAGCCGTCGGTACAAGCAGGCGATgggcagcctgcagccagctcgAAGGCCAG atgaagatgaggatgatTACGATGCTGACTGTGAAGACATTGATTCCAAGCTGATGCCGCCACCACCACCCCCTCCAGtacctggaaaaaaagaagatgaaaaagatgcAGCTGCCACTG GAATCATGCAGCGAGATGCTACCAAACAGTTGCCAAGTGTTACAGAGCTCTTCCCAGAATTTCGACCAGGCAAG GTGCTGCGTTTCCTGCGTCTCTTTGGTCCTGGGAAGAACGTTCCGTCGGTCTGGCGAAGCGCCCGGAGGAAGCGCAAGAAGAAGCACCGGGAGTTGGCACAGGAAGTGCAGATACAGGAGGGTGAAGTTGTGGTTGAGAGTGGAGTGGAAGGAAAATCTCCTTGGGAGTATGAGTTTGCTGCTCCTCCCCCTCCTGAGCAGTGCCTTTCAGATGATGAG ATTACCATGATGGCACCTGTGGAGTCGAAATTTTCCCAGTCGACTGGTGACACAGACAAGGTGACAGACACCAAGCCCAAGGTGGCCGAGTGGCGCTATGGCCCCGCCCAGCTCTGGTACGACATGCTGGGCATTCCTGAAGATGGCAGTGGCTTTGATTATGGCTTCAAGCTGAAGGAGAAGAACGAGGAGGAGACCAAAGGACACACAGAGGAGGGG GATGCAGAATCGTCGAAGGAGAAGGATGATCTGCTAGCTGATGAGCACTTCCTCATGGTGACACAGCTCCAGTGGGAGGATGATGTCATCTGGAATGGGGAGGATGTCAAGCACAAAGGGACTAAGACGCAGCGTGCGAGCTTGGCGGGCTGGCTGCCATCCAGCATGACCAGAAATGCCACTGCATACAATGCCCAGCAAG GTTTGAACCGCAGTGGCTCTTTGCTCAACTCACCAATTCCTCTAGCACAGAAGCCCAATGTGGCAGGAGTCCTGGGCATAGCAAAGTGCAAGGAAAAGGCCCCTGAACAGCAAG TTTCCCTGGACGAAGACAAGCCCTGGTACTCCATTTTCCCAATTGATAATGAAGAGTTGGTGTATGGCCGTTGGGAAGACAATATCATCTGGGATGATCAGGCAATGGAAACCTACTTGGATCCTCCTGTCTTAACACTTGATCCAAATGATGAAAACATAATTCTAG AAATTCCTGATGAAAAGGAAGAGATGACTTTGAACTCTCCATCCAAGGAGAACAAGAAAGAATCTTCTCTAAAGAAGAGTAGAATACTGTTGGGAAAAACAGGTGTCATCAAGGAAGAACCACAGCAG AACATGTCTCAGCCAGAGGTGAAGGATCCCTGGAACCTCTCCAATGATGAATTTTACTACCCCAAACAGCAGGGACTTCGAGGAACTTTTGGAGGCAACATCATCCAG CACTCCATCCCAGCAGTGGAGCTCCGCCAGCCATTCTTTCCCACCCACATGGGTCCCATGAAGCTGCGACAATTCCATCGGCCTCCCCTGAAGAAATATTCCTTTGGTGCCTTGTCCCAGCCCGGGCCCCATgctgtgcagcctctgctgAAGCACATCAAGAAGAAAGCCAAG ATGCGGGAGCAGGAGCGCCAGGCCTCTGGCGGGGGGGAGATGTTCTTCATGCGCACGCCCCAGGACCTCACTGGCAAGGATGGAGATCTCATCCTGGCTGAGTACAGTGAGGAGAACGCTCCTCTGATGATGCAGGTTGGCATGGCaacaaagattaaaaattacTACAAGAGG AAACCTGGCAAAGATCCAGGAGCTCCAGACTGTAAATATGGAGAGACTGTTTATTGTCACACTTCTCCCTTCCTGGGTTCTCTGCATCCAGGCCAGTTACTGCAG GCATTTGAAAACAATCTTTTCCGGGCCCCCATCTATTTACATAAGATGCCTGAAACAGATTTCCTGATCATCCGGACACGACAAGGTTACTACATTCGAGAACTGGTGGATATTTTTGTAGTTGGGCAGGAGTGCCCACTCTATGAAGTACCTGGGCCCAACTCTAAGCGAGCTAACACACACATCAGAGACTTCCTGCAG GTTTTTATCTACAGGCTGTTCTGGAAGAGCAGGGACCGTCCGCGGCGGATCCGCATGGAGGACATCAAGAAGGCCTTTCCCTCGCACTCCGAGAGCAGCATCCGCAAGCGCCTGAAGCTCTGCGCTGATTTCAAACGCACAG GGATGGACTCAAACTGGTGGGTTTTAAAGCCGGATTTCAGGTTGCCAACAGAGGAGGAGATCAGAGccatggtgtccccagagcagtgctgtgcctaTTACAGCATGATTGCAGCCGAGCAGCGGCTCAAG GATGCAGGTTACGGGGAGAAATCCTTCTTTGCTCCAGAAGAGGAGAATGAAGAGGATTTCCAAATGAAGATTGATGATGAG GTGCGCACAGCTCCCTGGAACACCACACGAGCCTTCATTGCTGCTATGAAGGGCAAGTGCCTCCTAGAAGTGACTGGTGTTGCAGATCCCACTGGCTGTGGGGAAGGATTTTCTTATGTCAAGAttccaaacaaaccaacccagcAGAAG GATGATAAAGAACCTCAGCCAGTGAAGAAGACAGTGACTGGCACAGATGCGGATCTGCGCCGGCTTTCCCTCAAAAATGCCAAACAGCTTCTGCGGAAATTTGGAGTGCCTGAGGAGGAG ATAAAGAAGCTGTCCCGCTGGGAGGTGATTGACGTGGTCCGTACCATGTCCACAGAGCAGGCACGCTCAGGGGAGGGGCCCATGAGCAAATTTGCCCGTGGCTCTCGGTTCTCTGTGGCAGAGCATCAGGAGAGATACAAAGAAGAATGTCAGCGCATCTTCGACTTACAAAATAA GGTTCTGGAATCCACTGAGATCCTGTCAACAGACACAGATAGCAGTTCAGCTGAAGACAGTGACTTTGAAGAGATGGGAAAGAATATTGAGAATATGTTACAGAACAAGAAAACTAGTTCTCAGCTCTCTCGGGAAAGAGAAGAGCAGGAACGGAAGGAATTGCAAAGAATGCTCCTGGGAGAAGACAATGACAAAGACAGGGGCAAAAAGGACAGGAGAGACAAAAAGGGGCTGT CTTCAGCAGCCTCAGCAAACTCTCACAAGGATGATGACACTGCCTCTGTGACCAGCCTGAATTCCTCTGCCACGGGCCGGCGCCTGAAGATCTACCGCACGTTCAGGGACGAGGACGGCAAGGAGTACGTGAGGTGTGAGACGGTGCGGAAACCCGCGGTCATCGACGCCTACTGCCGCATACGGACCACCAAGGACGAGGAGTTCAT ACGGAAGTTTGCTCTGTTTGATGAGCAGCACCGTGAGGAGATGCGGAAGGAGCGGCGCAGGATCCAGGAACAGCTACGGAGGCTAAAGCGGAACCAAGAGAAAGAGAAACTCAAAGGCCCTCCAGAAAAGAAGcccaagaaaatgaaagagcGTCCAGACTTGAAA CTAAAATGTGGAGCATGTGGTGCAATCGGGCACATGAGGACTAATAAGTTCTGCCCTCTTTACTACCAAACAAATGCCCCACCTTCTAATCCTGTTGCAAtgacagaggagcaggaggaagagctggaaaagaCAGTCATTCACAATGACAATGAAGAACTCATCAAAGTTGAAGGAACGAAAATTGTCCTGGGAAAACAACTGATTGAGAG TGCTGATGAGGTCCGCAGGAAATCCCTGGTCCTGAAGTTCCCTAAGCAGCAGCTTCCTCCGAAGAAGAAGCGTCGTGTAGGGACAACGGTGCACTGTGATTATCTCAAC CGTCCCCATAAATCCATCCACCGGCGGAGAACAGATCCCATGGTGACACTCTCATCCATCTTGGAGGGCATCATCAATGACATCAGGGATCTTCCCAAT acATACCCCTTCCACACTCCTGTAAATCCAAAAGTTGTCAAAGATTATTATAAGATCATTACTCGGCCCATGGATTTGCAGACCCTGCGTGAAAACGTCCGTAAGAGGCAGTACCCATCCCGGGAGGAGTTCAGGGAGCACCTGGAGCTCATTGTGAAGAACAGTGCCACATACAATG gGCCAAAGCACTCACTAACACAGATATCCCAGTCCATGCTCGACCTGTGTGATGAAAAGCTAAAAGAG AAGGAAGATAAACTGGCTCGATTAGAAAAAGCAATTAATCCTCTCCTGGATGATGATGATCAAGTGgccttttccttcattttggaTAACATTGTGACTCAAAAGATGATGGCAGTTCCAGAT tcttGGCCGTTTCACCATCCAGTTAACAAGAAGTTTGTTCCTGATTATTACAAGGTGATTGCTAATCCGATGGATCTGGAGACCATCCGCAAG AATATCTCCAAACACAAATACCAGAACAGGGAGACTTTCCTGGATGATGTTAACCTCATCCTTGCCAACAGCATTAAGTACAATG GGTCAGACAGCCAGTACACAAAAACAGCCCAGGAGATTGTAAACATCTGTTACCAAACTTTAGCTGAG TATGATGAGCACCTGACTCAACTTGAGAGAGACATCTCTACTGCTAAGGAAGCAGCACTGGAGGAGGCAGATCTGGAGAGTCTTGATCCTATGACCCCTGGTCCCTACACTCCACAG CCACCAGATTTGTATGATACCAGCACTTCCCTCAGTGTGTCCCATGGTGCTTCATTCTATCAAGATGAAAGCAATTTGTCTGCTATGGACACTCCCATCACTACCACAGGGAAGCGAGGAACTCAG ATGCGCCAGGGGCGAGGTAGGCTGGGCGAGGAAGACTCTGATGTGGATATTGAAGGATttgatgaggatgatgatggcAAGCCTAAGACTCCAGCCCCA GAGGTTGAAGATGCAGATGGTGACCTTGCTGATGAAGAAGAAGGatcagcccagcagccccaggccagTGTCCTCTATGAAGACTTGCTTATGTCTGATGgagaggatgatgatgatgggaGTGATGAAGAGGGAGATAATCCTTTCTCAT CTATCCAGCTGAGTGAGAGTGGCAGTGACTCAGATGTGGAGCCCAATGCAGTGAGACCCAAACAGCCTCACGTTCTTCAAGAGAACACAAGGATGGGCATGGACAATGAAGAAAGTATGATGTCCTATGAAGGAGATGGTGGGGAGACATCTCATGTTATGGAGGACAGCAACATCAG TTATGGCAGCTATGAAGAGCCAGACCCAAAGTCCAACACAAGAGACACGAGTTTCAGCAGCATTGGAGGCTACGAGATctcagaagaggaggaggaggaagagcagcagcgcTCTGGGCCAAGCGTGTTAAGTCAGGTCCATCtgtctgaggatgaggaggacaGTGAGGACTTTCACTCCATTGCAGGAGACAGTGACCTGGACTCAGATGAATGA